A genome region from Camelina sativa cultivar DH55 chromosome 10, Cs, whole genome shotgun sequence includes the following:
- the LOC104719708 gene encoding nuclear pore complex protein GP210-like (The sequence of the model RefSeq protein was modified relative to this genomic sequence to represent the inferred CDS: added 213 bases not found in genome assembly), whose amino-acid sequence MFRFSFRFFFLVLLLSAGEISSQLGSGPHITDVNILLPPKMKNPVEYRLQGSDGCFKWSWDHHDILSVTPEFNSSSHCSTSARVKSIATYSGRKETAVYATDLQTGMVIRCKVFIDNFSRIQIFHNSIKLDLDGLSMLRVRAFDNEENEFSSLVGLQFMWKLTPESGGTTHHLAHVPLKESPLTDCGGLCGYLDIQKKLEDSGVFADLFVVKGTKIGHEKVSVHLLEAPLTHIADEIVLTVAEAMSLEPRSPVFVLMGASFGYTLKVMRGNVPQAVHLPSSHHRWSALNSSVAQVDSLLGLTKALSLGATTVVVEDTRVAGHIQGSSINVVIPDTLILYISPWSMSEDLIIESKPFPSSMHWYVVSGRQYLIQMKIFSGRPDAHEIYITETDDIKLYGNDSDYWKILSLPDELPSEYSQRNSRILNAISPGLGEMTATLTYFNGHQDSKEVLKVVQEIMVCEKVQFTLNSEDDIPKILLPWTPAVYQEMELIVTGGCAKASSDYKWFTSDMSILSVSAYGTIQAKRPGIATVKVVSTFDSQNFDEVIVEVSIPSSMVMLQKFPVERVVGSYLQAAVTMKALNGASFSKCDAFNSLIKWKAGSDSFVIVNATSDMMMLDELISIDSSPPCSRAYIYSSSPGRTVLQATLAKEFHYFDKSLSESIDLKATLSIGSYLPLSVRQDSDGNHHGGYWFDKAQEETEFGVSKLYLVPGTYVDVMLLGGPERWDGNVEFTETVKTLYEDEEDRTSRVNVHHEFDRHANMYKISCQKLGSYKLVFLRGNLVGIDHPLPAVAEAVLSVHCSLPSSVVLIVDEPVNKLDVIRAASQADRAPGRLRVTPVTVANGQIIRVAAVGISEFGEAFSNSSTLSLRWELSSCKSLAYWDDDYNSKMTKSSWERFLALRNESGLCTVRATVSGIDYSVKSQYSTLLPQGSESTLTDAVRLQLVSTLRVTPEFNLVFFNPNAKVNLSMTGGSCLWEAVVNNSRVAEVIRPPSGLQCSQMMLSPKGLGTTLVTVYDIGVSPPLSALALIKVADVDWIKIASADQISIMEGSTHSIDLLTGIDDGMTFDSSQYPLMDIMVHIEDDLVEHVVDDDLLSVGEHVATSSFKVAARRLGITTLYVSARQQSGDKVVSQTIKVEVYSPPRLQPEGIFLVPGASYVLTVEGGPTMNVSVDYTTADNEVAKIEKSGRLYATSPGNTTIYATIYGSEGTVVCQAKGNAEVGLPAAAMLVAQSDTVAVGHEMPMSPSFPEGDLLSFYELCRAYKWTIEDEEVLIFSASSINAEENAGFVNVVQGRSAGKTRVTIAFSCDFVSPGLYSESRTYEASMILSVVPDLPLSLGTPMTWVLPPFYTSSSLLPSSLEPQKHRDGQSHRGNIVYSILKDCSSRADFERDTISVNGGSIKTTGSNNVACIQAKDRTSGRIEIAACVRVAEVAQIRMKSEGIPFHVIDLAVGDELELPINYFDSLGIHFLEAHGVTTYNVETNHRDVVSIKTVNDQPSAYIKGIKHGKALIRVSIGGNTRKSDYVLVSVGARICPQNPVIHTGNFLNFSIAGADHQISGQWVTSNRSVLSVNVASGQAKAISQGSAHVTFEGHGLKLQTKVTVLLGNTINVDSPRETLTNVDIPAEGYNFPVKFRENKFAVSEAMFNCQVDPPFIGYAKPRMDLDTGNTYCLFFPYSPEHLVHSMTIAKDMKPHVSFSISASLKEAHHVSGSASALLIGGFSVTGPNKLNIDANSNTTIISILGNTDVQIHWRNKGRLSISLIKREDFGIAGHALYKVDVLRSEQFTDRILITLPATGQSVEIDVSYDTGESLSKDGDCILFKILWSVLVLTVSVIILLKVIDRSGPTGATRTATNGGAAAPGTPERRSGVVTYHEESPRTPSPFMEYVKRTVDETPYYKREGRRRFNPQNTM is encoded by the exons ATGTTTCGTTTCTCGTTCCGCTTCTTCTTTCTCGTTCTGTTGCTATCGGCTGGAGAGATATCATCGCAGTTGGGTTCTGGTCCGCACATTACCGATGTTAACATACTCTTACCTCCAAAGATGAAGAACCCAGTTGAGTATCGCCTTCAAGGAAGTGATGGCTGCTTCAAATG gtCATGGGATCATCATGATATTCTGTCAGTTACACCTGAGTTTAATTCGAGTAGTCATTGCTCGACCAGCGCGCGTGTGAAATCGATTGCCACGTATAGTGGTAGAAAAGAGACTGCAGTTTATGCCACTGATTTACAAACCGGGATGGTGATTCGCTGCAAAGTCTTTATTGACAACTTCTCGCGGAttcaaatttttcataattCTATCAAGCTTGATCTTGATGGACTTTCCATGCTTAGAGTCCGCGCTTTTGACAATGAAG AAAACGAGTTCTCGTCACTGGTGGGTCTACAATTCATGTGGAAACTGACGCCTGAAAGTGGTGGAACAACGCATCACCTTGCTCATGTGCCTTTGAAGGAATCTCCGTTGACTGACTGTGGAGGACTGTGTGGCTACTTGGATATCCAGAAAAAGCTTGAAGATAGT GGTGTATTTGCTGATTTGTTTGTCGTGAAGGGAACCAAAATTGGACATGAGAAGGTTTCAGTTCATCTGCTTGAGGCTCCTCTTACACATATAGCCGATGAAATAGTACTAACGGTAGCAGAGGCCATGTCTCTTGAGCCTCGTTCACCAGTCTTTGTCCTGATGGGAGCTTCTTTTGGTTACACGTTAAAGGTCATGCGTGGAAATGTTCCTCAAG CCGTGCATCTTCCATCATCACATCATAGATGGTCTGCATTGAACTCTTCTGTTGCTCAAGTAGATTCTTTGTTAGGTCTGACTAAAGCATTAAGCTTGGGGGCAACAACAGTTGTTGTTGAGGATACCCGGGTTGCTGGCCACATTCAAGGATCATCTATTAATGTTGTCATTCCAGATACTCTTATCTTGTACATATCACCTTGGTCAATGTCAGAGGATCTTATTATAGAATCAAAACCTTTTCCATCATCCATGCATTGGTATGTGGTGTCTGGTCGTCAATATCTAATTCAAATGAAGATTTTCTCTGGAAGACCTGATGCACATGAAATCTATATAACTGAG ACGGATGACATAAAACTGTATGGAAACGATTCCGATTATTGGAAAATTCTCTCACTGCCAGATGAACTTCCCTCTGAATATAGTCAGCGAAATTCTAGAATTTTGAACGCAATCTCACCAGGATTAGGAGAGATGACAGCTACATTGACTTACTTCAATGGGCATCAGGACTCAAAAGAG GTTCTCAAGGTTGTTCAAGAAATTATGGTTTGCGAAAAAGTGCAGTTCACATTAAACAGTGAAGATGACATACCTAAGATCCTACTCCCTTGGACCCCTGCTGTTTATCAGGAGATGGAGCTAATTGTGACAGGAG GTTGTGCAAAAGCATCGAGTGACTACAAGTGGTTCACTTCAGATATGAGCATTTTGTCTGTGTCAGCTTATGGAACTATCCAGGCAAAGAGGCCTGGAATAGCCACTGTAAAGGTGGTGTCGACTTTTGATTCACAAAATTTTGATGAG GTTATTGTTGAAGTTTCCATTCCATCCTCTATGGTTATGTTGCAAAAGTTTCCAGTAGAGAGAGTTGTTGGATCATACCTGCAAGCAGCTGTCACAATGAAGGCTTTGAATG GTGCCTCGTTCTCTAAATGTGATGCTTTTAATTCATTGATAAAGTGGAAGGCGGGGAGTGACtcttttgttattgttaatGCAACATCTGACATGATGATGTTGGACGAATTAATAAGCATAGACTCCAGTCCTCCTTGTTCACGGGCCTATATATATTCTTCGTCTCCTGGTCGCACAGTTCTACAAGCAACTCTGGCAAAAgagtttcattattttgataaGTCTTTAAGTGAATCAATAGATTTGAAAGCAACTTTGAGTATCGGATCTTATCTGCCACTTTCTGTCAGACAAGATAGTGATGGGAATCATCATGGTGGATACTGGTTTGATAAAGCACAAGAAGAAACTGAATTTGGTGTTAGTAAGCTATATCTTGTACCTGGGACATATGTTGATGTCATGCTTCTTGGGGGACCTGAAAGGTGGGATGGCAATGTTGAATTCACCGAGACTGTGAAGACACTGTATGAAGATGAGGAGGATCGTACAAGCAGAGTTAACGTCCATCATGAGTTTGACCGCCACGCTAATATGTATAAAATTTCATGCCAGAAGCTTGGCTCCTAT AAACTGGTCTTCTTGCGTGGGAATCTGGTGGGTATAGACCATCCTTTACCTGCAGTGGCAGAAGCTGTATTGTCTGTTCATTGCAGCTTACCATCCTCTGTTGTGCTCATTGTTGATGAACCTG TTAACAAGCTTGATGTGATTAGAGCTGCTAGTCAAGCTGACAGGGCACCAGGAAGACTTCGTGTAACTCCTGTGACTGTGGCAAATGGGCAGATAATCCGTGTGGCTGCTGTTGGTATTAGCGAATTTGGAGAAGCTTTTTCAAACTCGTCAACTCTTTCTCTCAGGTGGGAACTGAGCAGTTGCAAAAGTTTGGCATACTGGGATGATGATTATAACTCAAAAATGACAAAGTCTAGCTGGGAGAGATTTCTGGCTCTTCGCAATGAATCAGGATTG TGCACTGTTCGAGCCACGGTTTCTGGTATTGATTATTCTGTTAAAAGCCAATACTCAACTCTGCTTCCACAAGGTTCGGAAAGTACTCTCACTGATGCTGTACGCTTACAG TTGGTTTCCACACTAAGAGTCACACCAGAGTTCAACCTGGTCTTCTTTAATCCTAATGCCAAG GTAAATTTGTCAATGACTGGAGGGAGCTGTTTGTGGGAAGCAGTTGTGAATAATTCTCGTGTAGCAGAAGTTATACGGCCCCCATCTGGCCTGCAATGCTCGCAAATGATGCTGTCTCCAAAAGGTTTAGGGACTACACTCGTGACAGTATACGACATTGGAGTTTCCCCTCCACTTTCAGCTCTTGCGTTG ATTAAAGTTGCAGATGTGGACTGGATAAAGATTGCATCTGCGGATCAGATAAGTATAATG GAAGGAAGTACACACTCCATTGATCTCTTGACTGGCATTGACGATGGGATGACCTTTGATTCTTCCCAG TACCCACTTATGGACATTATGGTGCATATCGAGGATGATCTCGTGGAGCATgtcgttgatgatgatttacTTTCTGTTGGTGAACACGTGGCAACTTCCTCTTTTAAAGTTGCTGCTAGACGACTGGGAATAACAACCCTATAT GTCAGCGCAAGACAACAGTCAGGAGATAAAGTAGTAAGCCAAACTATTAAAGTCGAAGTTTATTCCCCACCAAGACTTCAACCAGAAGGAATATTTCTTGTTCCCGGTGCTTCTTACGTG CTCACTGTTGAAGGAGGCCCGACCATGAATGTTTCTGTTGACTACACCACTGCGGATAACGAAGTTGCAAAGATTGAAAAATCAGGACGCCTATACGCAACATCACCCGGCAATACG ACAATCTATGCAACTATTTACGGGAGTGAAGGTACTGTAGTTTGTCAGGCAAAAGGCAATGCTGAAGTAGGGCTTCCTGCTGCTGCAATGCTGGTAGCTCAAAGTGACACTGTGGCCGTTGGACATGAAATGCCTATGTCCCCATCATTTCCTGAG GGAGACCTTTTGTCTTTCTATGAGCTCTGCAGAGCATACAAGTGGACTATTGAAGATGAGGAG gTGTTGATTTTCAGTGCATCATCCATTAATGCGGAAGAGAATGCTGGTTTTGTCAATGTCGTCCAAGGAAG ATCAGCTGGCAAAACCAGAGTCACAATTGCCTTCTCATGTGATTTCGTGTCTCCTGGCTTGTACTCTGAATCTAGAACGTATGAAGCGTCGATGATTTTATCTGTTGTGCCTGATCT TAGCAACAATGTTGCATGTATTCAAGCCAAAGACCGCACAAGTGGAAGGATTGAGATTGCTGCTTGTGTGAGGGTTGCAGAG GTTGCTCAAATAAGAATGAAGAGTGAGGGGATCCCTTTCCACGTGATAGATCTAGCTGTTGGCGATGAACTTGAACTTCCAATAAATTACTTTGACAGTTTAG gaATTCATTTTCTCGAAGCACATGGAGTTACTACATACAATGTTGAAACTAATCATCGTGATGTTGTATCTATTAAGACTGTCAATGACCAACCAAGTGCCTACATTAAG GGAATAAAACATGGCAAAGCTCTCATTCGGGTTTCCATTGGCGGTAATACCAGGAAATCAGACTACGTTTTG GTTTCAGTTGGGGCGCGTATCTGTCCTCAAAACCCGGTCATTCACACTGGAAATTTCTTAAATTTCAGCATAGCAG GGGCAGATCATCAAATCTCTGGTCAATGGGTTACATCAAACAGAAGTGTCCTATCCGTCAATGTGGCATCTGGCCAAGCTAAAGCGATCAGCCAAGGCTCAGCTCATG TTACATTTGAAGGTCATGGTTTGAAATTGCAAACAAAAGTCACAGTGCTACTTGGAAACACCATAAATGTTGACTCTCCAAGAGAAACACTGACAAATGTAGACATCCCTGCAGAAGGGTATAACTTTCCAGTTAAATTCAG GGAGAACAAGTTTGCAGTCTCTGAGGCCATGTTTAACTGCCAAGTAGACCCTCCGTTTATAGG ATACGCAAAGCCACGGATGGATCTTGATACTGGCAACACTTATTGTCTTTTCTTCCCATACTCACCAGAGCATCTGGTTCACTCCATGACTATAGCAAAAGACATGAAACCTCATGTGTCCTTCTCCATTAGTGCTTCACTCAAAGAAGCTCATCATGTTTCGGGGTCTGCATCTGCACTTCTTATTGGAGGGTTTTCTGTAACGGGGCCAAACAAG CTGAATATAGATGCGAATTCAAACACGACCATCATTTCAATACTGGGGAACACCG ATGTTCAAATTCACTGGCGTAACAAAGGTCGGTTATCGATCAGCTTGATCAAAAGGGAAGATTTTGGTATCGCAGGGCATGCACTATACAAG GTGGATGTGTTAAGATCAGAGCAATTCACAGATAGAATCCTCATCACTCTCCCTGCTACTG GCCAAAGTGTAGAAATCGATGTCTCCTATGACACGGGCGAGTCCCTCTCTAAAGATGGAGACTGTATTTTGTTCAAGATACTATGGAGCGTTTTGGTGTTGACTGTATCAGTGATCATCTTGTTGAAAGTGATAGATAGATCAGGTCCAACAGGAGCTACTAGAACTGCAACAAACGGTGGAGCTGCAGCACCGGGAACACCAGAAAGAAGAAGCGGTGTGGTTACTTACCACGAGGAATCTCCTAGAACACCATCACCTTTTATGGAGTATGTGAAGAGAACAGTGGATGAAACTCCTTATTacaaaagagaaggaagaagaaggttcaaTCCTCAAAACACTATGTAA
- the LOC104719707 gene encoding uncharacterized F-box/LRR-repeat protein C02F5.7-like has product MKFLFDEILGEIFTRLPSSSSAFSSLPSFESVPLVSKRWLRLYRATKTSMSLQFSPHDGSVITLLPSILRNHPSLSSLSLCFPVTIKTTITNPICSYDEYHTSFNDELISIISSCCFNLRGFSFLFGPISSSSLLPLSTSLSLTSLSIKLWKQQNSDFTWIALFSSLKELSIDVHTRDPSASGSNTNPEVVELGLESVSLSGIQSDDDGVNWLWKSCRKLKKLKLKRCGSIGETEFLGLCLMNMEEIELITCRSVVDVVLLKVTEICESLKSLLIHDGGSKDGLVHFMNNARCYDTLERLDLRLPMDLTDDHLVSLADNFKSLSSIRLTSGTFVSGLSLKMLALSFSSSLEELSLLSCNAIERERGLLATLGQHLRRLRKLDLTRNEWLLDKEVVSMLASCNGLVELNLRDCKHLTDAVLVALNKHGVKLKTLDIVGCRLMEPGDVEAFVMNSSQWLKKLVVEKNQITEATLNLAASKLIETVVFPSLVW; this is encoded by the coding sequence ATGAAGTTTTTATTCGATGAGATTCTCGGCGAGatatttacaagactgccatCGTCTTCTTCCGCTTTCTCATCGTTACCTTCTTTCGAATCGGTTCCTCTTGTCTCAAAGCGATGGCTCCGTCTCTACAGAGCAACAAAGACTTCCATGTCTTTACAATTCAGTCCACACGACGGTTCTGTGATTACCCTTTTGCCCTCTATCCTCCGTAAccatccttctctctcttccctctctctctgcttcccTGTCACCATCAAAACCACAATCACTAACCCAATTTGTTCTTATGATGAGTATCACACGAGTTTCAACGATGAGCTCATCTCAATCATATCTTCTTGCTGCTTCAACCTCAGAGGTTTCAGTTTCTTGTTCGGTCCgatctcttcatcatctttgcTTCCTCTCTCTACTTCTTTATCTCTCACTTCTCTCTCCATCAAACTTTGGAAACAACAGAACTCTGATTTCACCTggattgctctgttttcatctcTCAAGGAGTTATCAATCGATGTTCACACCAGAGATCCTTCAGCTTCCGGGTCTAATACCAACCCGGAAGTTGTAGAATTGGGTTTGGAATCGGTTTCTTTATCCGGAATCCAGTCTGATGATGATGGAGTTAACTGGTTATGGAAGAGTTGCAGAAAGTTaaagaaactgaaactgaaacgtTGCGGAAGCATTGGAGAAACAGAGTTTTTAGGTTTGTGTTTGATGAATATGGAAGAGATTGAGTTAATAACGTGTAGGAGTGTGGTTGATGTGGTCTTGCTGAAAGTTACAGAGATTTGTGAGTCTTTGAAGTCTCTGTTGATACATGATGGTGGAAGCAAAGATGGGTTGGTTCACTTCATGAACAATGCTAGGTGTTATGATACTTTGGAAAGACTCGATTTGCGTCTACCGATGGATTTGACCGATGATCATCTCGTCTCTCTCGCTGATAATTTCAAGTCTCTGTCTAGTATTAGGCTTACAAGCGGCACTTTTGTGTCTGGTTTGAGTCTAAAGATGTTGGCTTTAAGCTTTAGCTCGAGTCTTGAAGAGCTTTCATTGCTTAGCTGCAACGCGATTGAACGAGAGCGTGGTTTGTTGGCGACGTTAGGACAGCATTTGAGAAGGTTGAGGAAACTAGATCTGACTCGGAACGAGTGGTTGCTCGACAAAGAAGTTGTTTCGATGCTAGCTTCTTGCAATGGTTTGGTTGAGTTGAATCTGAGAGATTGTAAGCATTTGACAGATGCGGTGTTGGTTGCTTTGAACAAACACGGTGTGAAGTTGAAGACTTTAGACATCGTAGGTTGTCGGTTGATGGAGCCTGGTGATGTGGAGGCTTTTGTGATGAACTCGTCACAATGGTTGAAGAAGCTTGTGGTTGAAAAGAACCAGATTACAGAGGCTACACTCAACTTGGCTGCGAGTAAGTTAATTGAAACTGTTGTGTTCCCTTCTCTTGTTTGGTAG